In Acidicapsa ligni, a single window of DNA contains:
- a CDS encoding ArsR/SmtB family transcription factor: protein MRANADNLFKALADPTRRAIFERLARDGEQTVHALTVHAGVSQPMVSKHLTALKRARLVHHRRDGRETHYSAQPQALAPLVDWMNLYAAFWRDRFDQLENLLERIDK from the coding sequence GTGCGAGCCAATGCCGACAATCTTTTCAAAGCACTCGCGGACCCCACTCGGCGGGCCATCTTCGAGCGCCTCGCCCGCGATGGCGAACAGACCGTACACGCTCTGACCGTCCATGCCGGCGTTTCGCAGCCGATGGTTTCCAAGCATCTCACGGCACTCAAGCGCGCAAGGTTGGTACATCATCGGCGCGACGGACGCGAGACGCATTACAGCGCCCAGCCTCAGGCTCTGGCCCCTCTGGTCGACTGGATGAATCTCTATGCTGCCTTCTGGCGCGACCGATTTGATCAACTCGAAAACCTGCTCGAAAGGATAGACAAATGA